The following are from one region of the Marinomonas sp. CT5 genome:
- a CDS encoding transporter substrate-binding domain-containing protein, with the protein MSRYCCTALWIIGALFCRMAHAEDIVLYTLHFPPYTIDSKEVPSPTPLKYDDGLYGLDVDLIRAAYATQGVSVRYKIMPWARVMRDVEAGLILGGISCHPIASRESFALFSDPVSRSSLAFVTRRNFLSPGSHSLQELKKYKTLVVNGWAPMNILDANGIPYSLVNEDPQGLTLLLRRNHDVFMTGKESIAYVANTLGISDQLSFYNITDMEYKYYSVCFSRSYKGASMWRDKLNKGLKAIKQSGESKSIYARYGIPFPKEGL; encoded by the coding sequence ATGAGTCGCTATTGCTGCACTGCTTTATGGATTATTGGGGCTCTCTTTTGCCGGATGGCTCACGCAGAGGATATTGTCCTTTATACTCTGCATTTCCCTCCTTATACCATTGACTCTAAAGAAGTTCCCTCACCGACACCGCTCAAGTATGACGATGGTCTGTATGGCTTAGATGTGGATTTAATTCGCGCAGCCTATGCGACTCAGGGTGTGTCCGTTCGTTATAAAATAATGCCTTGGGCTCGGGTGATGCGTGATGTTGAAGCGGGTCTCATTTTGGGAGGCATTTCATGCCACCCGATTGCTTCTAGAGAATCCTTTGCTTTATTTTCCGATCCGGTTAGTCGCTCCTCTCTTGCTTTCGTTACACGACGTAATTTTTTATCTCCAGGCAGTCATTCTTTGCAAGAATTAAAAAAATACAAAACGTTAGTGGTAAATGGGTGGGCACCAATGAATATACTGGATGCGAATGGCATCCCCTACAGTCTTGTTAATGAAGATCCACAAGGTTTGACGTTACTTTTGCGCCGTAATCACGATGTTTTTATGACGGGGAAAGAGAGTATCGCTTATGTCGCCAATACATTGGGTATTTCTGATCAATTGAGTTTTTATAACATTACAGACATGGAATATAAATATTATTCAGTTTGCTTTAGTCGATCTTACAAGGGAGCCAGTATGTGGCGAGACAAATTGAATAAGGGATTGAAAGCCATTAAGCAATCTGGCGAATCAAAATCTATTTATGCTCGATATGGCATTCCATTTCCTAAAGAAGGCTTATAA
- a CDS encoding carbohydrate ABC transporter permease yields MTNKTVGRKTSGLDKILRVALYTVLILVAAFYLMPFIVMLITSLKDVEEIRTGTLLSLPASLHFDSWSKAWSSACTGGSCGGISPYFMNSFQIVLPAVAISTLVGAINGYVISLWKFRGSDFFFAAMLVGCFIPFQVILLPMAQTLGWLGIANTTSGLVFVHVVYGVAFTTLFFRNFYQSIPSELVKAARLDGAGFFTIFYRIILPVSTPIIVVTVIWQFTQIWNDFLFGVAFSGFDTQPVTVALNNLVNTSFGGKEYNVDMAAAIIAALPTLAVYVFAGKYFVRGLTAGAVKG; encoded by the coding sequence ATGACTAATAAAACGGTTGGCCGCAAAACATCCGGTCTAGACAAAATATTACGTGTTGCCCTGTACACAGTATTGATTCTGGTTGCTGCGTTTTACCTCATGCCGTTTATCGTCATGTTGATTACATCACTAAAAGACGTGGAAGAAATTCGTACAGGAACCTTGCTCTCCTTACCGGCCTCCCTGCATTTCGACTCTTGGTCAAAAGCTTGGTCAAGCGCCTGTACGGGCGGTAGCTGTGGCGGTATTTCGCCTTACTTTATGAACTCCTTCCAAATCGTATTACCTGCGGTTGCGATTTCTACGTTAGTGGGTGCGATTAACGGTTACGTTATTTCCCTTTGGAAATTCCGTGGCAGTGACTTTTTCTTTGCGGCCATGTTGGTAGGTTGCTTTATTCCATTCCAAGTTATTTTGTTGCCAATGGCACAGACACTGGGTTGGTTGGGTATTGCTAATACAACTTCGGGCTTGGTTTTTGTCCACGTGGTATACGGTGTGGCGTTTACAACCTTGTTCTTCCGTAACTTTTATCAGTCTATTCCAAGTGAATTGGTGAAAGCCGCTCGTCTTGATGGCGCAGGCTTCTTTACTATTTTCTACCGCATTATTTTGCCCGTTTCGACGCCCATTATTGTCGTCACAGTCATTTGGCAGTTTACGCAAATCTGGAATGACTTCTTATTTGGTGTGGCCTTCTCTGGTTTTGATACTCAGCCAGTCACGGTTGCTTTGAACAACTTGGTAAACACCAGCTTTGGCGGTAAGGAATACAACGTAGATATGGCCGCGGCCATTATTGCGGCCCTACCGACACTGGCGGTTTATGTGTTTGCCGGAAAATACTTCGTCCGTGGCTTAACAGCTGGCGCAGTCAAAGGCTAA
- a CDS encoding EAL domain-containing protein, with translation MLALRKRLYYKQAKWALLLLLLLSFLMSVFQVLTDWQEEKETIRKQVMSTLFIVEDAATEAAYALDKDLAKKVLSGLMLSKSFYKARIEDDLGNELASQYMPLSKLSLRWLSDDLFSDLQHTFTLPLIRNAYKVGTLTVSIDSVALTNGFLHRNIRLISTSILSAFLLGAAMFVLFYVQISRPLSRLISQLSLLEKDDNDPLQVQFTQTSREDELGILARTITALWHKRKKVENDLAKSEAYFKAVLHQSSECMLLVNLKGQILDCNSETCRLLAYDKHKLLTLKMQDIDPEQTPDLIKKWATESPGEPKVFEAQYNHSKEGSFPVEVCGNIITLDNEAYFLASFRDITQRKKDQEQVKFLAYYDALTNLPNRRFLNQKIDKVIADARDSGHIGALLFLDLDRFKNINDSMGHHVGDALLVEAAKRIVACLSVGDIAVRIGGDEFVILIPVLGNNFQEAQGRVTLLAETLLLQLSQVFHLDQTDVFISASIGISLFPLDETSDSQILRQADTAMYDAKESGRNSFRFYRQEMQQQITERANLEHALHSAISNDEFYLVYQPQVNQYGQLIGFEALIRWYNEELGLVPPNRFIPFAEETGLIYDVGNWVLDNVCKQLKCWQDNGLPATFKGVAINISPYQFARDNFVETVKAVIDSTQVDPSLLDLEITEGMLVENISSVAEKMWRLKECQVRFSIDDFGTGYSSLRYLQHFPITQLKIDQSFVRDLSNDPQSHVIINTIVSMATHMNLSVLAEGVEYEAEKIILENIGCAKYQGYFFSKPVKGDVATQYLSDDTVFPLPPQND, from the coding sequence ATGTTAGCATTACGCAAACGACTATATTATAAGCAAGCAAAATGGGCGCTGTTATTATTACTATTATTAAGTTTTTTGATGAGTGTTTTCCAAGTTTTAACAGACTGGCAGGAAGAGAAAGAAACCATCAGAAAACAAGTTATGTCTACCTTGTTTATTGTTGAAGATGCAGCAACAGAGGCCGCTTATGCCCTTGATAAGGATTTAGCGAAGAAGGTGTTGTCAGGGTTAATGCTTTCCAAAAGTTTTTATAAAGCGAGGATCGAAGACGACTTAGGTAATGAACTGGCAAGCCAGTATATGCCATTGTCGAAGCTGTCATTACGTTGGCTTTCTGATGATTTATTTAGCGATTTACAGCACACCTTTACCTTACCCTTGATTCGTAACGCCTATAAAGTCGGAACATTAACGGTTTCTATCGACAGTGTGGCACTTACCAATGGTTTTTTGCATCGTAATATCCGTCTAATCAGTACATCCATTCTATCGGCCTTTTTATTGGGGGCTGCGATGTTTGTGCTGTTTTATGTGCAAATTTCTCGGCCACTGTCTCGGTTAATTAGCCAGTTAAGCTTGTTAGAAAAAGACGACAATGACCCCTTGCAAGTGCAATTTACACAAACATCTCGAGAAGATGAGTTGGGCATCTTGGCTCGAACGATTACCGCCCTTTGGCATAAGCGAAAAAAAGTCGAAAATGATTTAGCAAAAAGCGAAGCCTACTTTAAAGCTGTACTGCATCAATCTAGCGAATGTATGTTGCTGGTAAATCTGAAAGGGCAAATATTAGATTGTAACAGCGAGACATGTCGTTTGTTGGCTTATGATAAGCACAAATTACTGACTTTGAAGATGCAAGATATCGACCCTGAACAAACGCCAGATTTAATTAAAAAGTGGGCAACGGAATCCCCCGGCGAACCTAAGGTATTTGAGGCGCAATATAATCACAGCAAAGAGGGGAGTTTTCCTGTCGAGGTGTGTGGCAACATTATTACTTTGGATAATGAAGCGTATTTTTTGGCCTCCTTTCGTGACATAACACAGCGTAAGAAAGATCAAGAGCAAGTGAAGTTTTTGGCCTATTACGATGCTTTAACCAATTTACCTAATCGACGCTTTTTGAATCAAAAAATAGACAAAGTGATCGCCGATGCGCGTGATAGCGGTCATATTGGTGCTCTGTTATTTCTCGATTTAGATCGCTTTAAAAATATTAATGATTCTATGGGACATCATGTGGGTGATGCCTTATTGGTTGAGGCGGCTAAGCGGATTGTCGCGTGCCTGTCTGTTGGCGATATTGCCGTACGAATCGGTGGGGATGAGTTTGTTATATTAATCCCTGTGTTGGGCAATAATTTCCAAGAGGCACAGGGTCGAGTAACTTTGCTTGCTGAAACGCTACTTTTACAGTTGTCTCAGGTGTTTCATTTAGACCAAACCGATGTGTTTATATCGGCCAGTATTGGTATTAGCTTGTTCCCATTGGATGAGACAAGCGATTCTCAAATTCTTCGTCAGGCTGATACCGCTATGTATGATGCGAAAGAAAGCGGTCGAAATAGTTTTCGGTTTTATCGACAAGAAATGCAACAGCAAATTACGGAACGTGCCAATTTAGAACATGCATTACACAGTGCGATTAGTAATGATGAATTTTATTTGGTGTATCAGCCGCAAGTTAATCAATATGGCCAATTAATAGGCTTTGAGGCATTGATACGTTGGTATAACGAAGAACTGGGTCTAGTGCCGCCGAATCGCTTTATCCCATTTGCCGAAGAAACTGGCCTAATTTACGACGTTGGTAATTGGGTTTTAGATAATGTTTGTAAGCAGTTAAAGTGCTGGCAAGACAATGGTTTACCTGCAACGTTTAAAGGAGTTGCCATCAATATTAGTCCTTATCAATTTGCTAGGGATAATTTTGTCGAGACGGTGAAAGCGGTGATCGATAGTACGCAAGTGGACCCAAGTCTGCTTGATCTTGAAATTACCGAAGGGATGCTGGTGGAAAACATCTCTTCTGTCGCGGAAAAAATGTGGCGACTCAAAGAATGTCAGGTTCGCTTTTCTATTGATGATTTTGGCACAGGGTATTCTTCACTGCGTTATTTACAGCACTTTCCTATTACGCAATTGAAAATTGACCAGTCGTTTGTACGAGATTTGTCTAATGACCCGCAAAGTCATGTCATTATTAATACTATTGTGTCGATGGCGACGCATATGAACTTGTCTGTCCTTGCTGAAGGTGTTGAGTATGAGGCAGAGAAAATCATTTTAGAAAATATAGGCTGCGCAAAATACCAAGGTTATTTCTTTTCCAAGCCCGTCAAAGGCGATGTGGCGACTCAATACCTCTCCGATGACACTGTGTTCCCATTGCCACCTCAAAACGATTAA
- the rph gene encoding ribonuclease PH: MRPSGREADQLRPLKITRNFTKHAEGSVLIECGDTKVICTATVVHGVPRFLKGKGQGWITAEYGMLPRSTHSRVDREAARGKQTGRTVEIQRLIGRSLRAAVDLKKLGENTITIDCDVIQADGGTRTASITGGFVALADAMRFLVENKKIKANPIVSQIAAISVGVYNGVPVLDLDYPEDSNAETDMNVIMNDKGGFIEIQGTAEGEAFSDEQMMGMLAVARKGIADIMEAQRAALFDK; the protein is encoded by the coding sequence ATGCGTCCAAGCGGAAGAGAAGCAGATCAATTACGTCCCCTGAAAATTACACGTAATTTTACTAAGCATGCAGAAGGCTCAGTGCTGATCGAATGTGGCGACACGAAAGTTATTTGTACTGCGACTGTGGTTCATGGTGTGCCGCGTTTTTTGAAAGGCAAGGGTCAAGGTTGGATTACAGCAGAATACGGTATGTTGCCTCGTTCTACTCACAGCCGAGTAGATCGCGAAGCCGCCCGCGGTAAACAAACCGGTCGTACGGTTGAGATTCAGCGTTTGATTGGTCGTTCTTTGCGTGCGGCGGTGGATCTTAAAAAGTTGGGTGAAAACACGATCACGATTGATTGTGATGTGATTCAAGCCGATGGCGGCACTCGTACGGCGTCTATCACCGGTGGTTTTGTGGCGTTGGCCGATGCCATGCGCTTTTTGGTTGAGAACAAAAAAATCAAAGCGAACCCAATCGTATCGCAAATCGCCGCTATCTCTGTGGGCGTTTACAACGGCGTGCCTGTGTTGGATTTGGATTACCCTGAAGATTCTAATGCAGAAACAGACATGAACGTCATCATGAACGACAAAGGCGGATTTATTGAGATCCAAGGTACAGCCGAAGGGGAAGCCTTCAGCGATGAACAAATGATGGGCATGTTGGCTGTGGCTCGCAAAGGCATTGCGGACATCATGGAAGCGCAGCGCGCGGCCTTATTCGATAAATAA
- a CDS encoding sugar ABC transporter permease, with the protein MNTKAANSGSGQTQSGRPARLSLADWMPKIVMAPTVLVTLVCIYGYMIWTAVLSFTGSRMLPSYKFVGFDQYERLFNNDRWMVALSNLGIFGGLFIVICLFLGVTLAIFLDQKIRAEGAIRTIYLYPMAISFIVTGTAWKWLLNPTNGLEKMMIDFGFENFKFDWLINPDMVVYCLVIAAVWQASGFVMALFLAGLRGVDGDLIKAAHLDGASTFTTYRRIILPSLKPVFFSALVVLSHIAIKSFDLVAALTNGGPGYASDLPANFMYTYTFTRSQIGLGSASAMVMLGCVLAILVPYLYSELRGKRHD; encoded by the coding sequence ATGAACACAAAAGCCGCCAATTCTGGGTCAGGACAGACTCAGTCAGGACGTCCTGCGCGCCTAAGCTTGGCCGACTGGATGCCGAAAATCGTCATGGCACCAACGGTACTGGTTACCTTGGTGTGCATATACGGCTATATGATTTGGACTGCCGTACTTTCTTTCACTGGTTCTCGCATGTTGCCGTCGTATAAGTTTGTCGGCTTCGATCAATACGAGCGTCTATTCAACAATGACCGCTGGATGGTAGCCCTATCTAACCTTGGGATTTTCGGTGGCTTGTTTATTGTTATCTGTTTGTTCCTTGGCGTGACTCTCGCCATTTTCTTGGACCAAAAGATCCGCGCTGAAGGCGCAATCCGCACGATTTACCTGTACCCAATGGCGATTTCTTTCATCGTAACGGGTACGGCTTGGAAGTGGTTACTTAACCCTACTAACGGTCTGGAAAAAATGATGATCGACTTCGGTTTTGAAAACTTCAAATTCGATTGGTTGATCAACCCAGATATGGTGGTCTACTGTTTGGTTATTGCCGCCGTTTGGCAAGCCTCTGGTTTTGTCATGGCACTTTTCTTAGCCGGTCTTCGTGGCGTTGATGGTGACCTTATCAAAGCCGCACACCTTGATGGTGCCAGTACGTTTACCACTTACCGCCGTATCATTTTGCCATCGCTAAAACCGGTTTTCTTCAGTGCTTTGGTGGTGCTATCTCATATTGCCATTAAGAGTTTCGACTTGGTGGCCGCGTTAACCAATGGTGGGCCCGGTTATGCGTCAGATTTGCCTGCAAACTTCATGTACACCTACACCTTTACACGTAGCCAAATTGGCTTAGGTTCGGCCTCAGCTATGGTCATGCTGGGTTGTGTATTGGCGATTTTGGTTCCTTATTTGTACTCCGAATTGCGAGGTAAACGCCATGACTAA
- the ugpC gene encoding sn-glycerol-3-phosphate ABC transporter ATP-binding protein UgpC, translating to MANLVIDNVKKSYGETEILKGINISIKAGEFLILVGPSGCGKSTLMNSIAGLEDVTEGRILIADKDVTYASPKDRDIAMVFQSYALYPNMTVEQNISFGLEMRKVPKEERNVEVQRVAELLQISHLLDRKPAQLSGGQRQRVAMGRALARRPQLYLFDEPLSNLDAKLRVEMRTEIKKLHKKLGTTIVYVTHDQIEAMTLADRIAVMKDGQVQQLGTPQEIYDNPSNLFVAGFMGSPAMNFIPAKVVEQDGTPMLELATSTTVALPFPKPESLKDYVGKTILLGLRPEMITEPQPHKEGQPFVTTTDVEVEVTEPMGADTMILTRVNDAEINCRSNPMYPAEAGSIIKMMFDTSKAVAFDKESGRRLDL from the coding sequence ATGGCAAACCTAGTCATTGATAATGTGAAAAAAAGCTACGGCGAGACGGAAATTTTAAAAGGCATCAACATTTCCATCAAAGCGGGTGAATTCCTGATTTTGGTTGGACCGTCTGGTTGTGGTAAATCCACACTAATGAATTCTATTGCGGGTCTGGAAGATGTGACCGAAGGTCGCATTCTCATTGCGGACAAAGACGTGACTTACGCCAGCCCGAAAGATCGTGATATCGCGATGGTATTCCAATCTTACGCTTTGTACCCAAACATGACGGTTGAGCAGAATATCTCTTTCGGTTTGGAAATGCGTAAAGTGCCAAAAGAAGAGCGTAATGTTGAAGTACAGCGTGTCGCTGAATTATTACAAATCAGCCATCTGCTTGACCGCAAACCAGCGCAATTGTCTGGTGGTCAGCGTCAGCGTGTTGCTATGGGTCGTGCCTTAGCACGCCGTCCTCAGCTTTACTTGTTTGATGAGCCACTGTCTAACCTTGACGCAAAACTTCGCGTAGAGATGCGTACAGAGATCAAGAAGCTACATAAAAAACTGGGCACGACCATCGTTTACGTAACCCACGATCAGATCGAAGCCATGACCTTAGCGGATCGCATCGCGGTAATGAAAGATGGGCAAGTTCAACAGTTGGGCACGCCTCAAGAAATCTACGACAACCCATCTAATTTGTTTGTCGCAGGTTTCATGGGTTCACCCGCGATGAACTTTATTCCTGCTAAAGTGGTTGAGCAGGACGGCACTCCCATGTTGGAACTGGCAACCAGCACCACCGTCGCTTTGCCATTCCCAAAACCAGAATCACTGAAAGATTACGTGGGCAAAACCATTCTATTAGGTTTGCGTCCTGAGATGATTACCGAGCCTCAGCCGCACAAAGAAGGACAACCTTTTGTCACCACAACCGATGTGGAAGTGGAAGTCACAGAGCCAATGGGTGCTGATACCATGATCTTGACGCGTGTAAACGATGCCGAAATCAATTGTCGTTCTAACCCAATGTACCCAGCGGAAGCAGGATCTATCATCAAAATGATGTTCGATACCTCTAAAGCGGTGGCTTTTGATAAAGAAAGTGGTCGTCGCCTCGATCTTTAA
- a CDS encoding YicC/YloC family endoribonuclease has translation MTASMTAFSRQEAVYDWGTISWEIRSVNQRYLEPSFRLPENFRELEFAFRDVLRKKINRGKLECQLRFQGVDKAATNLTINPSNAQALANAIETLGTWFKDLDPANPLDILKWPGILSEEGSDFDTIKKAVVELFNQSVDELIQVRLREGAQLKDIIEQRLDAIDAIVVEVQAKLPEIIAAQKQNLLDKLDAAKVDLDPMRVEAEIVLLAQKADVAEELDRLATHTKEVRRQLQQKGPIGRRLDFLMQELNREANTLSSKSIVVETTQSAVELKVLIEQMREQIQNIE, from the coding sequence ATGACAGCAAGCATGACCGCCTTCTCACGCCAGGAAGCCGTATACGATTGGGGCACCATCAGCTGGGAAATACGCTCAGTCAATCAGCGTTACCTAGAACCGAGCTTTCGTCTACCAGAAAACTTCCGCGAGCTTGAGTTTGCTTTTCGTGACGTGCTGCGCAAAAAAATCAACCGTGGCAAACTAGAATGCCAACTGCGCTTCCAAGGCGTAGACAAAGCCGCTACCAACCTAACCATTAACCCAAGCAATGCCCAAGCGTTGGCAAACGCCATAGAAACCCTCGGCACTTGGTTCAAAGATCTAGATCCTGCCAACCCATTAGACATCCTGAAATGGCCAGGCATCCTCAGCGAAGAAGGCAGCGACTTTGATACCATCAAAAAAGCTGTCGTGGAACTCTTCAACCAATCGGTAGACGAACTGATCCAAGTCCGTCTACGTGAAGGCGCGCAACTCAAAGACATTATCGAACAACGTCTTGATGCCATAGACGCCATCGTTGTAGAAGTGCAAGCCAAACTGCCAGAGATCATCGCGGCGCAAAAGCAAAACTTACTGGATAAACTCGACGCCGCCAAAGTCGACCTAGACCCCATGCGCGTCGAAGCGGAAATCGTCCTACTGGCGCAAAAAGCCGACGTGGCCGAAGAACTGGATCGCCTAGCGACCCACACCAAAGAAGTCCGCCGTCAGCTACAACAAAAAGGCCCCATCGGCCGCCGACTCGACTTCCTAATGCAAGAACTCAACCGCGAAGCCAACACCCTTTCATCAAAATCCATCGTAGTGGAAACCACCCAAAGCGCCGTGGAATTGAAAGTGTTGATTGAACAAATGAGAGAACAGATTCAGAATATTGAGTAA
- the ushA gene encoding bifunctional UDP-sugar hydrolase/5'-nucleotidase UshA, translating into MKFTKRFITQLAITGVALSVTACSMMGPQKPDWQEDKEYRVTILHTNDHHGRFWQNSKGEYGMAARKTLIDNIREEVALDDGNSLLLSGGDINTGVPESDLQNAEPDFRGMNMLKYDAMALGNHEFDNPLSVLKQQQEWAGFPFLSANILDEKTGKPLFDAYKIFQVDDLKIAVVGFTTDDTAKLGNPEYLEGIKIESPITVAKKLIPELRKKADLVIAVTHMGHYRDGNYGGNAPGDVTLARSVPGIDVIVGGHSQNPLFEPDEQNGTLILQAYEWGKYVGRLDFVYKNGAIVWSQYKLIPVNLKKKVKTADGKSERVFIEEEIAQDPTMLEMLTPFQEKGQKELNIEIGFSDEDFIGDRSVVRNQETNLGNLIAYAMKQKVNADIGIMNSGGIRDNLEKGIVTYKDVLKVQPFGNMVSYVDFTADELTDYLSTAAAKQAGTGAFAQFSGVSLTLKDGKATDIMVNGKALEAGKTYRVAVNNYSASGGDGYPKIVDHPNYVNSGYVDADVLVEYIRNHYPLEAAKFAPTGKVKR; encoded by the coding sequence ATGAAATTTACCAAGCGTTTTATCACGCAGCTGGCTATTACGGGTGTCGCATTATCTGTGACGGCCTGCTCTATGATGGGCCCACAAAAGCCTGACTGGCAAGAAGACAAAGAATATCGCGTCACTATTTTGCACACCAATGACCACCATGGTCGTTTCTGGCAAAACAGCAAGGGCGAATACGGCATGGCCGCTCGTAAAACCTTGATCGACAACATTCGTGAAGAAGTGGCGCTAGACGATGGTAATTCTCTATTACTGTCTGGTGGAGACATCAATACGGGCGTTCCAGAATCTGATCTACAAAATGCAGAGCCAGATTTCCGTGGCATGAACATGTTGAAATACGATGCCATGGCACTGGGTAACCATGAATTTGATAACCCGCTTTCTGTATTGAAGCAACAACAAGAATGGGCAGGCTTCCCTTTCCTTTCTGCGAATATTTTAGATGAGAAGACAGGTAAGCCTCTGTTCGATGCTTATAAAATCTTCCAAGTGGATGACCTTAAAATCGCCGTTGTAGGCTTTACTACCGACGACACAGCAAAACTAGGTAACCCTGAATACCTAGAAGGCATCAAAATTGAATCGCCTATCACAGTCGCGAAAAAACTGATCCCAGAACTGCGTAAAAAAGCCGACCTAGTCATTGCCGTTACTCATATGGGTCATTACCGTGATGGTAACTATGGCGGTAACGCTCCTGGCGATGTCACACTAGCACGCTCTGTTCCTGGTATTGATGTAATTGTCGGTGGTCACTCACAAAACCCACTGTTTGAGCCTGATGAACAAAACGGCACATTGATTCTTCAAGCCTACGAATGGGGTAAATACGTTGGCCGTCTCGATTTCGTTTACAAAAATGGCGCCATTGTTTGGTCTCAGTACAAACTGATCCCCGTTAACTTGAAGAAAAAAGTAAAAACGGCGGATGGCAAATCTGAGCGCGTCTTCATCGAAGAAGAAATCGCACAAGATCCAACCATGCTTGAAATGCTAACGCCATTCCAAGAAAAAGGTCAGAAAGAGCTGAATATTGAAATTGGCTTCTCTGATGAAGACTTCATCGGTGACCGCAGTGTGGTTCGTAACCAAGAAACCAATTTAGGTAACTTGATTGCTTATGCTATGAAGCAAAAAGTAAACGCAGATATTGGCATCATGAACTCTGGTGGCATCCGCGACAACTTGGAAAAAGGCATCGTCACTTATAAAGACGTCTTAAAAGTGCAGCCTTTTGGTAACATGGTCTCTTATGTTGACTTCACGGCCGATGAGCTAACCGATTACCTTTCTACTGCCGCAGCGAAACAAGCAGGAACGGGCGCATTTGCTCAGTTCAGTGGTGTTTCTCTAACGCTAAAAGACGGTAAAGCAACCGATATTATGGTGAACGGCAAAGCATTAGAAGCCGGAAAAACATACCGTGTTGCAGTAAACAACTACTCAGCATCAGGCGGTGATGGCTACCCTAAAATCGTTGATCATCCTAACTATGTAAACTCAGGTTATGTTGATGCCGACGTTCTAGTGGAATATATTCGCAACCATTACCCACTTGAAGCAGCTAAATTCGCACCAACAGGTAAGGTTAAGCGTTAA